The Musa acuminata AAA Group cultivar baxijiao chromosome BXJ2-2, Cavendish_Baxijiao_AAA, whole genome shotgun sequence genome has a segment encoding these proteins:
- the LOC135604826 gene encoding uncharacterized protein LOC135604826 yields MVGTIWKRTSRRQCESLATIPRRCEWPNPELRAQHGGRQKVGGDAAGLPGKYLPPARPRRPHPLGALRLQVLVARLPGSLLLEAPRLPLPRLHALEPLQPELHVPLPPKDPLLLPLHAARGRPQSRIRGGAHLSLVLRRIHPRPGLRLHQVSAKDDLRIPDLVGSWRDLEQLEMETKPSSFLRVIAEIGRYCTKFSRLKVRGLIDKEDAKAIVDRLPQLKHLELSKSYLTKDELVVIISGCRKLERLIVRDCLGFQADDEVLRLASRITRFEHEGSKLLDDYGYETDESEQQTGFFYW; encoded by the exons ATGGTGGGGACCATTTGGAAGAGGACGTCTCGTCGGCAATGTGAATCCCTGGCTACCATCCCACGCCGCTGCGAGTGGCCAAACCCAGAGCTCAGGGCTCAACATGGAGGCCGGCAGAAGGTGGGAGGAGATGCAGCTGGACTGCCTGGTAAATATCTTCCGCCGGCTCGCCCTCGACGACCTCACCCTCTCGGTGCCCTTCGTCTGCAAGTGCTGGTGGCGCGCCTCCCTGGATCCCTCCTGCTGGAGGCTCCTCGACTTCCGCTCCCTCGACTTCATGCCCTGGAGCCCCTTCAGCCGGAGCTTCACGTCCCTCTACCGCCTAAAGACCCTCTCCTTCTCCCACTTCATGCGGCTCGTGGTCGACCGCAGTCGCGGATCCGCGGAGGAGCTCATCTTTCCCTTGTCCTTCGGCGCATCCATCCAAGACCTGGTCTACGTCTCCATCAAGTGAGTGCAA AGGATGACCTCCGCATCCCGGATCTCGTCGGAAGTTGGAGAGACCTGGAGCAGCTCGAGATGGAGACCAAACCCTCCTCGTTCCTGCGAGTGATCGCCGAGATCGGCCGCTACTGTACCAAATTCTCCCGGCTCAAGGTGCGCGGGCTGATCGACAAGGAAGACGCCAAGGCCATCGTGGATCGTCTGCCGCAGCTGAAGCACTTGGAGCTCAGCAAATCCTACTTGACCAAGGATGAACTGGTGGTGATCATAAGCGGCTGCAGAAAGCTAGAGAGACTGATCGTGAGGGATTGCCTCGGGTTTCAGGCAGACGACGAGGTCCTAAGATTGGCATCAAGGATCACCAGATTCGAACACGAGGGTTCCAAACTGCTCGATGATTATGGATACGAAACGGATGAATCGGAACAGCAGACGGGATTTTTCTACTGGTGA